One window of Klebsiella quasivariicola genomic DNA carries:
- a CDS encoding nicotinamide mononucleotide deamidase-related protein YfaY — translation MLNVEMLSTGDEVLHGQIVDTNAAWLADFFFNQGLPLTRRNTVGDDLDALVAILRERSEQADVLIVNGGLGPTSDDLSALAAATAKGEGLILHPEWLETMTRFFAERGRPMAESNRKQAEIPASAEMINNPVGTACGFAVQLNRCLMFFTPGVPSEFKVMVEQEILPRLRQRFTLPDPPVCLRLTTFGRSESELAQSLNPLTLPPGVVMGYRSSMPIIELKLTGPADQRDAMLALWPEVRKVAGDSLIFEGTEGLPAQIARCLQERQLSLTLSEQFTGGLLALQLSRAGAPLLASEVVPAQEETLAQAARWTAERRINHFAGLALAVSGQENDHLNVALATPDGTFALRVKFSVTRHSLAVRQEVCAMMALNMLRRWLKGQPLASEHGWINVVDSLSL, via the coding sequence ATGTTGAATGTGGAAATGCTGTCCACTGGCGATGAAGTGTTGCATGGTCAAATCGTTGATACCAATGCGGCATGGCTGGCGGATTTCTTTTTTAATCAGGGTTTACCGTTAACGCGCCGCAATACCGTTGGCGACGATCTCGATGCGCTGGTGGCGATTCTGCGCGAACGCAGCGAACAGGCGGATGTGCTGATCGTTAACGGCGGCCTCGGCCCAACCAGCGACGACCTGAGCGCGCTGGCCGCCGCCACGGCAAAAGGCGAAGGGCTAATTTTGCACCCCGAGTGGCTGGAGACGATGACCCGTTTCTTTGCCGAGCGCGGACGGCCGATGGCGGAAAGCAACCGTAAGCAGGCGGAAATCCCCGCCAGCGCCGAGATGATCAATAACCCGGTCGGCACGGCCTGTGGCTTTGCCGTTCAGCTCAACCGCTGCCTGATGTTTTTCACCCCCGGTGTACCTTCTGAATTTAAGGTGATGGTCGAGCAGGAGATTTTACCGCGTCTGCGCCAGCGCTTTACGCTGCCGGACCCGCCGGTATGCCTGCGTTTGACCACCTTTGGCCGCTCGGAGAGCGAGCTGGCGCAAAGTCTTAATCCGCTGACGCTGCCCCCGGGCGTGGTGATGGGTTACCGCTCGTCGATGCCGATTATTGAACTGAAGCTGACCGGACCGGCCGACCAGCGCGACGCCATGCTGGCCCTGTGGCCAGAGGTCCGCAAGGTGGCTGGCGACAGCCTGATTTTCGAAGGTACGGAAGGGTTACCGGCGCAGATCGCCCGCTGTCTGCAGGAGCGGCAGCTGAGCCTGACGCTCAGCGAGCAGTTTACCGGCGGCCTGCTGGCGCTCCAGCTGTCCCGCGCCGGTGCGCCGCTGCTGGCCAGCGAAGTGGTCCCGGCGCAGGAGGAGACGCTGGCGCAGGCGGCCCGCTGGACGGCTGAGCGGCGAATAAACCATTTTGCCGGTCTGGCTCTGGCGGTGAGCGGCCAGGAGAACGATCATCTCAACGTGGCCCTGGCCACCCCGGACGGTACCTTCGCGCTGCGGGTGAAGTTTAGCGTCACCCGCCATAGCCTGGCGGTGCGCCAGGAAGTCTGCGCCATGATGGCTTTGAATATGCTGCGTCGCTGGCTGAAGGGTCAACCGCTGGCCAGCGAACATGGTTGGATTAACGTGGTGGATTCCCTCTCGCTGTAA
- a CDS encoding IclR family transcriptional regulator: MLESTKVPALTRAIEILNLISRIGPCSAATIIAELGIPKSTVYLLLGELKKQRFISMDNQDNYCLWTKLVELAGQALSKMDLRELARPRLTRLMDECGLLCHLGIIDQGNAYYILKIESPATISVRSHEGKSLSLYRSGIGKCLLAWQPASVQASIIDDLQWERATPTTITDAQQLREELGRIRARGWSFDNGEDYPDVRCVAAPVFNANNDLTAAISVVGTRLQINEDNRDYLAGKAIACAKDISRLLGWKSPFEQLASS; encoded by the coding sequence ATGTTGGAATCAACAAAAGTCCCGGCGCTGACCCGCGCCATTGAGATCCTCAATTTAATCAGCCGCATTGGTCCCTGCAGCGCAGCCACCATCATTGCCGAACTGGGGATCCCGAAAAGCACGGTTTATCTGCTGCTGGGCGAGCTAAAAAAACAGCGCTTCATCAGTATGGATAATCAGGATAACTACTGCCTGTGGACCAAGCTGGTGGAGCTGGCCGGGCAGGCGTTGAGCAAAATGGACCTGCGCGAGCTGGCGCGTCCACGCCTCACCCGGCTGATGGATGAGTGCGGCCTGCTTTGCCATCTGGGCATCATCGATCAGGGTAACGCCTACTACATTCTGAAAATTGAGTCTCCCGCCACCATTAGCGTGCGTTCGCATGAAGGTAAGAGCCTGTCGCTTTACCGCTCCGGGATCGGCAAATGTTTGCTGGCCTGGCAGCCCGCCAGCGTTCAGGCGTCGATTATCGACGACCTGCAGTGGGAGCGGGCCACGCCAACGACCATCACCGATGCTCAACAGTTGCGGGAAGAGCTGGGGCGGATCCGCGCCCGAGGCTGGAGCTTTGATAATGGTGAGGACTATCCGGATGTGCGCTGCGTCGCCGCGCCGGTGTTTAACGCCAATAACGACCTGACCGCCGCCATCTCGGTGGTGGGCACCCGTCTGCAAATCAATGAAGACAATCGCGATTATCTGGCCGGTAAGGCGATTGCCTGCGCGAAAGATATTTCACGTCTGCTGGGGTGGAAAAGCCCCTTCGAACAACTCGCCTCATCATAA
- the yfaU gene encoding 2-keto-3-deoxy-L-rhamnonate aldolase — protein MNALLSNPFKRGLLRGETQIGLWLSSTSSYMAEIAATSGYDWLLIDGEHAPNTIQDLYHQLQAIAPYASQPVIRPVEGNRSLIKQVLDIGARTLLVPMVDTAEQAREVVSATRYPPVGSRGVGAGVARAARWGRVENYMAEANDELCLLIQVESRTALENLDAILEVEGIDGVFIGPADLSASLGHPDDAGHPEVQRVIEQSIRRIRAAGKAAGFLAVDPAMAEKCLAWGANFVAVGVDTMLYTQALDRRLAMFKSASARPQEKASY, from the coding sequence ATGAACGCACTGTTATCTAACCCCTTCAAACGGGGATTATTACGCGGCGAGACGCAAATCGGCCTGTGGTTAAGCTCGACTTCCTCTTACATGGCGGAGATCGCCGCGACCTCGGGATACGACTGGCTGCTGATCGACGGCGAACATGCGCCGAACACTATTCAGGACCTTTATCATCAGCTGCAGGCGATTGCCCCCTATGCCAGTCAGCCGGTCATTCGTCCGGTCGAGGGCAACCGCAGCCTGATAAAACAGGTGCTGGATATTGGCGCCAGAACGTTGCTGGTGCCGATGGTCGATACCGCCGAGCAGGCGCGGGAGGTGGTGTCGGCGACCCGTTACCCTCCCGTCGGGAGCCGCGGCGTTGGCGCCGGCGTGGCGAGAGCGGCGCGCTGGGGCAGGGTGGAGAATTATATGGCGGAGGCGAATGACGAACTCTGTCTGCTGATTCAGGTCGAGAGCCGAACCGCGCTGGAGAATCTGGATGCTATTCTCGAGGTGGAGGGCATTGACGGGGTGTTTATCGGTCCGGCCGATCTCTCCGCTTCGCTGGGCCATCCGGACGATGCCGGCCATCCGGAGGTGCAGCGGGTGATCGAGCAGAGCATCCGGCGCATTCGCGCGGCGGGGAAAGCGGCCGGATTTCTGGCGGTCGACCCGGCGATGGCGGAAAAATGTCTTGCCTGGGGGGCCAACTTCGTCGCCGTCGGGGTGGATACCATGCTGTATACCCAGGCGCTGGACCGCCGGCTGGCGATGTTTAAATCGGCCAGCGCCCGGCCGCAGGAGAAAGCGAGCTATTGA
- the rhmD gene encoding L-rhamnonate dehydratase gives MTLPKIKHVRAWFIGGATAEQGAGGGDYHDQGANHWIDDHIATPMSKYKQYEQSRQSFGINVLGTLIVEVEAENGQTGFAVSTAGEMGCFIVEKHLNRFIEGKCISDIKLIHDQMLNATLYYAGSGGLVMNTLSCVDLALWDLFGKVVGLPVYKLLGGAVRDEIQFYATGARPDLAQEMGFIGGKMPTHWGPHDGDAGIRKDVAMVADMREKCGPDFWLMLDCWMSQDVNYATKLAHACAPYNLKWIEECLPPQQYEGYRELKRQAPAGMMVTSGEHHGTLQSFRTLSETGIDIMQPDVGWCGGLTTLVEIAAIAKARGQLVVPHGSSVYSHHAVITFTNTPFSEFLMTSPDCATLRPQFDPILLGEPVPEQGRIHKSVLDKPGFGVELNRDCNLKRPYQH, from the coding sequence ATGACCCTACCGAAAATTAAACACGTCCGTGCCTGGTTCATCGGCGGCGCCACAGCAGAGCAGGGCGCCGGCGGTGGCGATTATCACGATCAGGGGGCTAACCACTGGATTGACGATCATATCGCCACCCCGATGAGCAAATATAAACAGTATGAGCAGTCCCGCCAGTCATTTGGTATCAACGTGCTGGGCACGTTGATTGTGGAGGTGGAAGCTGAGAATGGACAGACCGGCTTTGCGGTGTCGACGGCCGGTGAGATGGGCTGTTTTATCGTGGAAAAACATCTCAATCGCTTTATCGAAGGCAAATGCATCAGCGATATCAAACTGATCCATGACCAGATGCTTAACGCCACCCTCTACTATGCGGGATCCGGCGGCCTGGTGATGAATACCCTCTCCTGTGTCGACCTGGCGCTGTGGGATCTGTTCGGTAAAGTGGTTGGCCTGCCGGTCTACAAACTGCTGGGCGGGGCAGTGCGCGACGAAATCCAGTTCTATGCCACTGGCGCCCGTCCGGACCTGGCGCAGGAGATGGGCTTTATCGGCGGTAAAATGCCTACCCACTGGGGACCGCACGATGGCGATGCCGGGATCCGCAAAGACGTCGCCATGGTGGCGGATATGCGTGAAAAATGCGGTCCGGATTTCTGGTTAATGCTGGACTGCTGGATGAGCCAGGACGTTAATTACGCCACCAAACTTGCCCATGCCTGCGCGCCTTACAACCTCAAATGGATCGAAGAGTGCCTGCCGCCGCAGCAGTATGAAGGCTATCGTGAGCTGAAGCGTCAGGCCCCAGCCGGGATGATGGTAACCAGCGGCGAGCACCACGGTACGCTGCAGTCCTTCCGCACCCTGTCGGAGACCGGTATCGATATTATGCAGCCCGACGTTGGCTGGTGCGGCGGCTTAACCACCCTGGTGGAGATCGCGGCCATCGCCAAAGCGCGCGGGCAGCTGGTGGTGCCCCACGGCTCGTCGGTTTACTCGCATCATGCGGTGATCACCTTCACCAACACACCGTTCAGCGAGTTTCTGATGACCAGTCCGGACTGCGCCACGCTGCGTCCGCAGTTTGACCCGATCCTGCTCGGCGAGCCAGTGCCGGAGCAAGGGCGCATTCATAAATCGGTCCTGGATAAACCCGGCTTTGGCGTCGAGCTCAATCGCGACTGCAACCTGAAGCGTCCTTATCAACACTGA
- a CDS encoding Rpn family recombination-promoting nuclease/putative transposase — protein sequence MEKATNSPHDAVFKHLLSHRATARDFLDIHLPAPLRALCNLNTLQLESGSFIDDELRASHSDILYSLQTQAGEGYIYLLIEHQSSADRHMAFRLMRYAIAAMQRHLDKGHTQLPLVIPLLFYHGRISPWPYPMCWLAGFADPDIARRIYGEDFPLIDITTTPDDEIMRHRRVAMLELLQKHIRQRDMMDLHEQLVSLLALGYTSRRQLKTLLHYLLQAGNAADPVAFLRHLAQSVPRRPHKETLMNIAQFLEDRGHQQGLKQGLEQGLEQGLQQGIEQGEQQTAERIARAMLANGLDLLLVAKLTGLAPERLALLQH from the coding sequence ATGGAAAAGGCGACGAATTCCCCCCACGACGCTGTATTTAAACACCTGCTGTCGCATCGGGCGACGGCCAGGGATTTTCTGGACATTCACCTCCCCGCACCGCTGCGCGCGTTATGTAACCTGAACACGCTGCAGCTGGAATCCGGGAGCTTTATCGACGATGAGCTACGGGCGAGTCATTCCGATATCCTTTACTCGCTGCAAACGCAGGCGGGAGAGGGCTATATCTACCTGCTGATTGAGCATCAAAGCTCGGCGGATCGCCATATGGCATTTCGCCTGATGCGCTATGCGATAGCCGCGATGCAGCGTCATCTGGATAAAGGGCATACGCAGCTGCCGCTGGTTATCCCGCTGCTGTTTTATCATGGTCGCATTTCTCCCTGGCCTTACCCAATGTGCTGGCTGGCAGGCTTTGCCGATCCGGATATCGCGCGGCGGATCTATGGTGAAGATTTTCCCTTAATTGATATCACTACCACCCCGGACGATGAAATCATGCGCCACCGGCGCGTGGCGATGCTGGAGCTGTTGCAGAAGCATATTCGCCAGCGCGACATGATGGACCTGCACGAGCAACTGGTCAGCCTGTTAGCTCTGGGATACACTAGCCGCAGGCAGCTAAAGACGCTGCTGCACTATCTGTTACAGGCAGGAAACGCCGCCGATCCGGTCGCTTTTTTGCGCCATCTTGCGCAAAGCGTACCCCGGCGGCCGCATAAGGAGACGCTCATGAATATTGCCCAGTTTCTGGAAGATCGCGGCCATCAGCAAGGGTTAAAGCAAGGTCTTGAACAAGGTCTCGAACAAGGCCTACAGCAGGGTATCGAGCAGGGTGAGCAGCAGACCGCGGAACGTATCGCCCGGGCGATGCTCGCTAATGGGCTTGACCTGCTCCTGGTGGCGAAACTGACCGGTCTGGCACCTGAGCGCCTGGCTCTGCTGCAGCATTAA
- a CDS encoding MFS transporter, translating to MSNSLLESVVKKNRARLIPFMLALYVLAFLDRSNIGFAKETYQLDTGLSNEAYALGAGIFFVVYAFLGVPANLLMRKFGARKWIGCTTLLWGVLSAAMAWADSEAKFLLVRTLLGAAEAGFFPGMIYLTSQWFPQQNRASIMGLFYMGAPLALTLGSPLSGALLEMHGLMGHPGWFWMFVIEGLLAIAAGAFTFFWLDDSPQQARFLSAEEKQVLIGELAREEEKKIASRLSDALRNGRVWQLALIYLTIQVAVYGLIFFLPTQVAALLGTKVGFVASVVTAIPWVAALFGTWLIPRYSDRTGERRNIAALTLLAAAVGIAVSGLVAPVLAIIALCVAAVGVIAVQPVFWTMPTQLLSGTALAAGIGFVNLFGAIGGFLAPIVRVQAETLFASSAAGLLTLAGVAIVGVIIIFSLSLTRAVPQRGSVQH from the coding sequence ATGAGCAACTCTCTGCTGGAGAGCGTGGTTAAGAAAAACCGCGCTCGCTTAATCCCCTTTATGCTGGCCCTGTATGTGCTGGCGTTTCTTGACCGCTCCAATATCGGTTTTGCCAAGGAGACGTATCAGCTTGATACCGGGCTCAGCAATGAAGCCTACGCCCTGGGGGCCGGTATTTTCTTTGTGGTCTACGCCTTTCTCGGGGTACCGGCCAATCTGCTGATGCGTAAATTTGGCGCCAGAAAATGGATCGGCTGCACCACTCTGCTGTGGGGCGTGCTGTCGGCGGCAATGGCCTGGGCGGACAGCGAAGCGAAATTTCTTCTGGTGCGTACCCTGCTTGGTGCGGCGGAGGCGGGTTTCTTTCCCGGGATGATCTACCTCACCTCACAGTGGTTTCCCCAGCAAAACCGCGCCAGCATCATGGGGCTGTTTTATATGGGGGCGCCGCTGGCCCTGACGCTGGGATCGCCTTTATCCGGCGCCCTGCTGGAGATGCATGGGTTAATGGGCCACCCCGGCTGGTTCTGGATGTTTGTCATTGAAGGCCTGCTCGCTATCGCCGCGGGAGCGTTCACCTTCTTCTGGCTGGACGACTCGCCGCAGCAAGCTCGCTTCCTGAGCGCTGAGGAAAAACAAGTGCTGATCGGCGAGCTGGCGCGTGAGGAGGAGAAAAAGATCGCCTCGCGCCTGTCCGATGCGCTGCGTAACGGGCGGGTCTGGCAGCTGGCGCTGATTTACCTGACCATACAGGTGGCGGTCTATGGCCTGATTTTCTTCCTGCCCACTCAGGTCGCTGCGCTGCTGGGCACCAAAGTCGGCTTCGTTGCCTCGGTGGTGACGGCTATTCCTTGGGTGGCGGCGCTGTTCGGCACCTGGCTTATCCCTCGCTACTCCGATCGCACCGGCGAGCGGCGCAATATTGCCGCGCTGACGCTGCTGGCGGCGGCGGTTGGGATTGCGGTGTCCGGGCTGGTGGCGCCGGTGCTGGCTATCATCGCGCTGTGTGTGGCGGCGGTTGGTGTCATTGCCGTGCAGCCGGTCTTCTGGACGATGCCGACGCAGCTGCTGTCCGGCACGGCGCTGGCCGCCGGGATTGGCTTCGTTAACCTGTTTGGCGCCATCGGCGGCTTTCTGGCGCCGATCGTGCGCGTGCAGGCCGAAACCCTGTTCGCCAGTAGCGCCGCCGGACTGTTAACCCTGGCCGGCGTCGCTATCGTCGGGGTGATTATCATCTTCTCATTAAGCCTCACCCGCGCGGTACCCCAGCGCGGCAGCGTACAGCATTAA
- the nudI gene encoding nucleoside triphosphatase NudI, with the protein MRQRTIVCPLIQNEGHYLLCKMAPDRGVFPGQWALSGGGVEPGERIEEALRREIREELGEKLILTHITPWRFRDDIRVKTYPDGHQETIYMIYLIFDCVSANRDVTINEEFDDYAWVKTDELKNYDLNAATRVTLSLKGLL; encoded by the coding sequence ATGCGCCAAAGGACGATTGTTTGCCCGCTTATTCAGAATGAAGGCCATTATCTGCTGTGTAAGATGGCCCCCGACCGCGGCGTTTTTCCCGGGCAATGGGCATTATCCGGCGGCGGCGTGGAGCCAGGGGAACGTATTGAAGAGGCGCTGCGGCGGGAAATTCGCGAAGAGCTCGGCGAAAAACTCATTCTCACCCATATCACGCCGTGGCGCTTTCGCGACGATATCCGCGTCAAAACCTACCCCGACGGGCATCAGGAAACGATCTACATGATCTATCTCATCTTCGACTGCGTCAGCGCCAATCGCGATGTGACGATCAACGAGGAGTTTGACGATTATGCCTGGGTGAAAACGGATGAACTGAAAAACTACGATCTCAATGCCGCCACCCGCGTTACTCTCAGCCTGAAAGGGCTACTTTAG
- a CDS encoding YfaZ family outer membrane protein — protein MKKSIFMALAGVMLVSSAAHAISVTGEAGEHYTNLGVGFGTESTGLAVSGNWLHSDNDGDAAGLGLGLNIPLGPFLATVGGKGVYTNPKQGDEGYAAAVGGGLQWKIGDSFRLYGDYYYSPDSLSSGIDSYQEANVGASWTIMRPLSIQAGYRYLNLAGKDGNRDNTIADGPYIGASASF, from the coding sequence ATGAAAAAAAGCATTTTCATGGCGCTGGCTGGCGTCATGCTGGTTTCTTCCGCGGCCCATGCGATCAGCGTTACCGGCGAAGCAGGCGAGCATTACACCAACCTTGGCGTCGGCTTCGGCACGGAGTCTACCGGTCTGGCTGTTTCCGGTAACTGGCTGCACAGCGATAACGACGGCGATGCCGCGGGTTTAGGCCTGGGTCTGAATATTCCGCTGGGGCCGTTCCTTGCGACCGTGGGCGGTAAAGGCGTATACACTAACCCGAAACAGGGCGATGAAGGCTATGCGGCCGCGGTTGGCGGTGGCCTGCAGTGGAAAATCGGCGACAGCTTCCGCCTGTACGGCGACTACTACTACTCTCCGGATTCCCTCTCCAGCGGCATTGACAGCTATCAGGAAGCTAACGTCGGCGCCAGCTGGACTATCATGCGTCCGCTCAGCATCCAGGCAGGCTATCGCTATCTGAACCTGGCGGGCAAAGATGGCAACCGCGATAACACCATCGCCGACGGCCCATACATCGGCGCCAGCGCCAGCTTCTAA